In the genome of Crassostrea angulata isolate pt1a10 chromosome 6, ASM2561291v2, whole genome shotgun sequence, the window gggggggggaggttcaGGTTCAGAGGGGGGATGGTACAAGGCctattttcggtaattttactatgtaaatttgaattttccagggGGTCAAGACCCCAGGCCCCCTCTGTTTAGATCAGTTTACACACTATAGGACAAAACCCAGACagggaatggggggggggggggtggaatcTTTACATACGTGCAGGCCTGTAATATGaccaaaaatagaaatattgcCTGCACCCCACCCCAGCTGTATGCCAGCTATCCCTATATGTTCAACTCAAAACTcaatacaattttgaatgtaaaaaaagactactttttatttttgacttaaagggacttggacacgatttgacttaaaattttcaaattttgtttttccattttcaatgtttatactgataaatatagaagtttataatactatgtcaaaatttgaaactcaaatattaagttataagcaagatacagagcaaACAAAGCTCgacgaatattgtcattttttcatatgtgttgtattggtgtaagttttaatcaaatgtaactttcttttgttgataatagtatttatgaagatattgaattagtttaaattgttttttacatgtcattttgtctaagaaattgtaaaattctacattacattttttgtaaacaactataagactcgagctttgtttacataactatcaattcttacctctgaatctcgcttgtaacttgactttcacatttaatattttggtcaatcatttaaaatgcacaagtaaaccattttatacataaaaaataaaaataaaatttttgatctcaaatcgtgtccaagtccctttaattaaaaaaatgtatatttccaACATAACTCATTTCAATTGCCCAGGGTTACATTGTTCACTGAACGTATTTTGCCAAGGTATATTTACTGCTGCATGATAGCCTACTTTaagttaaaatacatgtatattggcaTGTCAAATGGCCTTGGTTTAAAATTCTAACAACTTTTGAAGTAAAcagaatttataaaattttgtcttATCTAAATTGGAGGTGGTGGATTATTGAAATCCAAGTCCAGTTTAACACtgaaacatgaagaaaaatttgaattgaagcaaatgaaatcttttaatttGTGAAACCAATGTAGTATTATAATGTTCAACATTTTCTTGTTGTGGTCACCACAACTCCTATATATAAGCCACATTAATTACATCTCAACAGATGGTCTCATTTGTGAAGACGTACATCTTGCATCGTCGGTCTGGTTTCTTGGTTGTGATGAAAttagcaaatacatgtacacaattaTTCCAAGCCAGGAGAGAAGTAACATCAAATACATTCATATATATTAGTCaaggaataaagaaaatgaaaaaaaataatcaaagataACATATGGAATTCTATAAAACAGCCAtgagtttcaggtgtgcaatcggttGTATCAAAATTAAAGGGTTTATATGTATCCATGGTGTCTATATTTGGGTCATGTTCAACTTTAAGTAAAAAGAGGCATTAAGTttccctttttagctcacctgagccaaaggctcaagtgagcttttctgatcacaatttgtccgttgtctgtcgttgtcgttgtcgtcgttgttaacttttcacattttcatcttcttctcaagaaccactgggcagatttcaaccaaatttggcacaaagcaccaccaggtgaaggggattcaagtttgttcaaatgaagggccaggccctctttaaaagggagataattgagaattattgaaaatttgttggtatttttcaaaaatcttcttctcaaaaactattcggcctgaaaagctaaaccttgtgtggaggcatcctcaggtagtgtagatttaagtttgttcaaatcatggtccccgggggtagggaggggccacaagaagggaatcaagttttacataggaatatatagagaaaatctttaaaaaccttcttctcaaaaactattgggccagaaaagctcaaattaaaatgggagcatctacaggtagtgtagatttaaatctgttcaaatcatggtccccgggggtagggtggggccacaattgggggatccagttttacataggaatatatagagaaaatcttaaaaatctttttctcacaaactattgggccagaaaagctcaaattaaaatgggagcatccacaggtagtgtagtttcaaatttgttcaaatcatggttcccggtggtagggtggggccaaaatgggggggatcaatttttacataggaatatatagagaaaatcttcttctcaaaaactattagaccaggaaagctcaaatttgaatggaagcatcctcaggtagtgtagattcaagtttgttcaaatcaaggtccctgggggtagggtggggccacaattgggggatcaagttttacataggaatatatagagaaaatctttaaaaatcatcttctcaaaaactatttgacaaagaaagctcaaatttgagtggaagcatcctcagataatgtagattccagtttgttcaaatcatggtccccgggggtatgctggggccacaattgggggatcaagttttacataggataatatagagaaaatctttaaaaatcttcttctcaaaaactattaggccagaaaagctcaaattataatggaatcatcttcaggtagtgtagattcaagtttgttcaaatcatggtccctgggggtagggtggggccaaaatggggggatcaagttttacttaggaatatataatatagagaaaatcttcttctcaaaaactattaggccaggaaagctcaaatttgaatggaagcatcctcaggtagtgtagattcaagtttgttcaaatcatggtccctgggggtagggtggggccacaattgggggatcaagtttatatacataggaatatatagagaaaatctttaaaaatcttcttctcaaaaactatatgaccaagaaagctcaaattggcagGTAACCAttctcagataatgtagattcaagtttgttcaaatcatggtccctgggggtagggcggggccacaatgggggatacatttttatacatagagaaaatctctaaaaaatcttctcaaaactactaggccaggaaagcccaaatctgagtggaagcatttccaaattgtatagattcaagttttttaaaaaaaatagtccagtggtatggtgaggccacagtgggggatgaatttttacataggaatatgtagagaaaatctttaaaaatcttccttttaaagaccatttggccagaaaagctttaacttgtgtagaggcatcctcgagtattgtaaatttaaaatcacagtccctagtggtagggcgggtccgtgatggcggtttgaatttttacataggaatatatagagaaaatctttaaaaatattctggggaagtttttcggtccaaaactcagtacttagtgtgaaagcacaggttatgcagatatacgtttgatgaaaccatgataccctagagaaaaatggggccacaatgggggggggggggtatataggaatagagaaaaatcttcttacaggtacaacaacaaaaggggcttggtatttaccaaaagaaagaggtggataaaaattggcagattttcaatttttttagcaagttctactgtacttagttgtcaagatattttgaaactgtaatgctaatttgatcagaattaaggcaattgttgctcagtgagcgatgtggcccctgggtcTCTTGTTTGAAAATGATATGAAAGCATGAGCATGTTATAAATAGTTGTTAGAAAAGACCATTTGACATGCCAATACTCTCTAAGcttaaaaaaaaaggacatgaaaaaaatatactgatttattcaagacaattttattgatttattcatgacagttttgaaaaaaaggttaaaattaaacacaaatttttataaatacatgtgataaatcattttcttttgGGTCCAAAGTACTGCTTGGTAATGTCCTTCTTGTTTATTTTACCCATATTGTTTCTAGAAATTTGATCAACAAACTTGAAAACACTTGGAACTTTATGTTTAGGTAGTCTTTCTCTTGCCCATTCTTGCAATGTTTCTTGAGTCAAGGTATTTCCATTTGATTTCAAGGCCACAATGGCCACCACTTTTTGTCCCCAAGTAATGTCTGAAACCCCAATAACACAGCACTCCTGGATGTCTGGGTTCTGTTGAAGCACATCCTCTATTTCCAGAGCACTAATTTTGTATCCTCCATATTTAATGATGTCTACAGACAGTCTGCCTTTCATTTTTACCACACCATTTTCATATACAGCCATGTCTCCTATTCAAAAATTGAGAGAGGTTAATATCACATCAAATCCTGCAGAGACAAAGAACATAGTGAGCATTACAAAGGAATCATCTTTATTTGTGGGGGGTCAACATTTgtgggtagccaaaattttccttgtttatatagggacataattCCGTTGGTTGTTTGATCATGATAATTTCAAtatcaaaatgttaaataagTGCTTGTATATACATTCATGGGGATCTAAATTAATGGGCAAAGTTTTACCCATAAAATCCACAAACATTGGTccccatgaacaatgatgattccaaagtacatgtatataacatacAGAACACACCTCTAGGGAAATGCTAGGGAGGTACAATTTTGattcattataaacaaaaatatttatatctgaTAAGTttatattaaacacattttaagaTTACAGGTACTTGGAATGAGAGTAACTTTGCTGTAAGCTTAAATTTGTTATAAGCATGTTTGTTGCAACCATAATAActgcaatacatgtacctgttttaaACCAGCCAGTAGAAGTGAAAGATTCTGTGGTTTTGTGTGGTGCATTCCAATAACCACTAAACACATTGAGGCCCTTTATCAAGAGTTCCCCTTCTTGTCCCTCTTTACCTAGTAAAATGTACAAAAGCTTGATTTCTAGGCTTATATTTAGGTAtaccaatattttgttttaaaatagatatcCCAAAATCTTCATTTATTAGTTCTTATATCTAGAAACTGCATTGTCAAGCAAGTTACAGATATCTTTCCTTAACACCTAAAAGCAAATTTCAGTCATTACACTtgccttaaaaacaaaaatatcctgacagttataaaacatataaatcatCAAGTGAAAGAGCTACAATTGACCCACCTTCTGTGACCGTGACCTCTTTTTGATTGCCCTCAACAATCACCTCATATTCACCCTTCACATAGGCATTGTACACTCCAATCATGAAGTTCACGTATTTAAATGGTAAACCAACAGCTCCTGGGTGATAAAAACAACATAGTACATTGTGTACACATACACACACGTACACACACACAAAACTTAAATGCAATTCcacgaacaaaaaaaaaattattataaaatcacaagataatgtttaaaatctaGTTTATGTCCCTAACCATAGCTTGTAATGAGGCACTGATAATCAATACACCAATTTCAATGGACACTTCAAAGAGAGTCTTACATCCtgataataatttaaatgtataaattcaaccacaatatttttttatagatgGATACCTCTatcaagtttcatttttttggCTCCTGACTAGTTCGATATAATATGATCTTAGTTTAGTTGAGTACTAGGTAGTCAACCAACCTGGCACCCTTTGGCCTTTGTATGGATTAGTGAGAGCCATTCCTATCTCAGTCATTCCGTATCTCTCCAGTAGGGTATGGCCAGAGATCTCTCTCCACTTGTTCAAGACAGGAACAGGGAGAGCAGCTGAACCACTCACAAACAgtctaaaaataatttcatcataAATCATGgatttctttcataatttcaagctcaaacattttttataaaaactaatGGTACAAGTAATCTCTTGAGGAGTACaattattctttgttttgaaataaatacaagtaATTCCAAAATTCAGTAAGCTAAGACATTGGTTGACCAATGTCCAAATGACTGATAATGTGGCATCAATATAGTATATCATGATAAGAATAACAGGTACATATTACTCTCTACCACTACTGATAGTCAAAATGTCCTAATTTAAAATGTGGTATGTGGTAAAAGAACATAGATTTTGTTGAAATTCTTAACGTTCTAAAAAATCTTACTTAAATACCTACATTGGAAAATGAATTAAGATTTCATTACATGTACCTCATTTTTTGAAGTTGTTCCTTGATGGCTTCTTTTGTGTCCTCAGATGCACTTCCATATGTTTCATCGTAGTACTTGATCATTAGAGAATACATTGTTGGAACACCCATAAAAAGTGTTATATAATCTTCATTCCTTTCTAAAAATCTCTCAAAGACTACCTGAAAAAGAAAACCATCAAAATTGTAGGCATTTCTTTATGGCGTGCCTGTTTGGAATTACATGCACAACAATACTAATAGGGAGACTCTCATAGgtcataatacataaaatacaacacataaaaacacaattacaagaaattaatgatttgattacaaatgactgaatacatgtagattttcaatgtatatcattatatgcattatattttaacaatttacaattcctacagaatgtttaaaaaacttatagaaaacatgtacatgtagttttacttttgCATCAAACTTTGGCAACATGTAAACTGTAGCTCCACAATACAGCGGGGTCAGCAGAGCATTGACCACACCATGAACATGGTTCAGAGGCAGAGAATGAACGATTCTGTCATCTCCTATCCATCTCCAGGCATCAATCATCCCAAGTatattgatatgtaaatttgtatGAGACAAAAGAACTCCCTGTAAAAATAGGTGACGAAAGCATATCTTTTTGTATTATTCTAGCAAGAAAAATGATTGTgttaaatgcattttaaatttcattcaatACTTAAATGTTGATAAGattaaagtaatttaacatGCTTGTATCTCATAAGTATTATAGTTATCAATCAATCATGATATTGTAACAAAAGTATTCGGAAGCATTTTTTTCATCAGCATGTTTATATATAACAGGATGTACTGCTGCTCAATATACCTTAGGTTTTCCTGTTGTACCACTGGTATAAATCATTAAAGCTGGTTTCTGTAGAAACCACTGCTCCCCAATGGCAAAGTCCAAGTCGTCATACCTTTCAAAAGCTAGGTTTTCATTGCTGGTAATACTTTGGTATACAACAGGGGTTGGGCCAAGATGTGAAAAACTGACAGCTTTCTCTTTGTGATTTTGTGTTGTCAGTAAGAGTGAAGCCATAGAATCTGTTAAAAAATACTCTAGGTCTTCTGTGGGATATGCATGGTTTAATGGAAGTGCAACAGCGCCCAACATCCATATAGCCCACAGCATAACCACATAGTTCACATCATTGTCGTAAAAGAATGCAATCACGTTGGTTTTGTCTCTTTTCAATGGATCATAAGCATCATACATCCTTCTCGCAAGAGACACACTTTTAgcgtaaataaatacatatgaataagaATCTGAGCTGTCTACCAAAGCTGTTCTTGGAAAATAATCAGGTATTTTGTATATCATATGTGTGCAAGGGAATTCTGTAGGCATAGGATGCGACATCGGGTCTAGTTTGTCCACTGTCAATGAAGTTGCTCCACAGTGAAAAGCAGTGCATCTTACACATGATTTAGATGTTATATCTTTAAAAGGAAATGGAAATGAATGTAACAACGTTGTATTCCTAAACCTATTAGCATATCTAAAACAGCTCATTTTCCAACTTATACTGACAATCAAGAGGAAAACGAAGAAACATCAGAGTATTAGTATAGCTTCGTCTTACATCCAAAGCGACCTTTCCATGTGTTTATAGTCTGAATCCCGAGCCCGAACAGAAATATTTTGCCACTTGAAAAATATTATGGAATTTTAAGGTTTCAGGTgagttttatttgtatatttatgaattaaaaatcaaaataaaattgttgatattgacaaaaaatatttaaaatcaaaacaattatttccCGCTTATCAAATCGATTACtctgattttcttttattttgggTGATTAGACACTGTGACACGTTTCAGTGAACCcgaaagtaaaagtagaaatGGTCTGGAGAACAGACTAACTATTAGTATTATATCAATAGGCAAACTTAAAAGGCTAGAGGCATAAAACAATGGGAAAGAAAGACGCCAGTGCTAACAGGGGAACGCCTGTTGAACAATACAGAAAAGACATAGGTATAACATATACGctatttctaatttgtttttgtCGTGACATGTCTATAATCATTGTCATTGAATTTGTATACAAATATCTAACTATACCAGGAATTCGAATGTTACTCGTTACAAGTATTGCAGAGATTTTAAACGTGCCCGTACTGTTTGATATGAAAAGCACATCTCCAACATCATAATCTGAATGCTTCACAGATATAATAGCACATTTGCACTTTCGTTTCCACAGTGGCGGATTCAATAGGCGCGATGAATGCCTGTCTTAATGTATGGTTAACAAGCTAACGGCAGCTTGATTTTGAATAATGGTAATATACAGAGATATATCGTGACATTCTTTACAATTAACATGAATGGGGTTCTCATTTCAATCATAGGAAAACATGACTACAAAAAGAGTAAAAAAGAAGTGAAGTCGATGAAAGACAAAGCTGATATGAAATCTTCGGCTCTAGGAATAAcggtaatttttttactttttattgttattgttcAATATCTAAGACAtctgttgaaattgatttcagGAATGACATCCTTAAATGTGGAATTtctcatgtatatatatatcataaatatgttaatttatattacacattgaattaattctaaataaaaattattggaAACTTATTCagcatatatttttatcaaaatcacaCTGTACCTAAAGCTTATAACATTCATGCATTTTCGGATACATTATCaatagaaatttttttacattattttccaGGAAATAATTATGATTCTGGCAGCATTATTCGCACTTGTTGTtggaatatatatgtttttattctgGCAGCTGTCTTGAAATGAGGAACCAGCAAACTTGATTTTAAGTGATGGATACTCAGACATATTTGTAGTTTGTTAACATCAAATCCTGGTGATTGGtacaaatatcatatttaatgaAATCCAAAACATagtgaaaaattcaaatatttcttatttattttttctgattATTTTTGGTTTGagaaatgtacaaaattttCTAAGCCATTATTCATTGATCAATTATTAGGGttgatatttatgtttttttttattttgttaaccTTGTGTTAATCACTTTTTGTTAACAGTGATCTACTTaagaattgtacatgtatgtttttgttttgtgtatgagtactaaatataatatttgtatAGTATTCAAAATGCCCATTGCAAAGAATCTTTTACAATGTGTGTCGTATGTTGTttgattttatcatttgatTGTGGAACATATATGTCACTTACAGACTTGAAGACCAAAATTTCTACCTTGGAATAACACTATGCAGTAAAATGTGAtatattaataaacaatttggtttttttttcttgcattcTTTTTTGCAtggtaaaattaaaattctatatATACATGGTGATGACCAAAAATTCTTAGTTTCTTGGAAAGTATTTTTAGCAGtaataaatgatcaaatttgTTGTTAGTTGCCATtctatgaaaattaaataaaacttttgcAACAGTATTTGTGAATGTAAATGTTTAACACTAAGCATCatacgcaaaaaaaaaaaccaaaaacaaaaacaaaaaaaaaacaaacaaaacaacaataacataaaaacaccccccccccccaaaaaaaaacggGGATTACagttttatatctttaaaatcaaagacaAATACTAAAATTATTCAAACAGATATTATATGTTTCAAAAACACTTTAACAATATTCTTTGGCACACTGAAATGTATGCATGATAAATCACCACGGCATAAATCTAATTGCTGAGATTTGAACATCACGCAGTCAATGAATCTCACTCAGATCGAATTAAATAAAGTGAACAGAGAAAGGAAAAGTATTCTGCGTACACTCTCATCAAGGATATCTTTGCAGTGTAATCCACAGATGTAGTTATGTTTCTGTTGTTGACGAGCAGTCCCCATCTTGTAATACTGCAAAAGAACAGCTGACGCAGTTTATCTCCTTTTTCTGCAATGTCCGCTATAAATAACAAACCCGTCCAAAACAGCTAGAAAGAATTTTGTCATTATTCAAATAATTCATCTGTTTATCATTATCTGATCGTTTTAGTTACATGCATTTATTTGTGCTTGTAACATAGTGATTATTTTGATTAAGCTTGATACAGAATTgagaaaaatttatataaatataattacaaagTAAGATATAATATTTcagactgtttttttttttgaaaccaCAATAAAACAGAGTATAAAATCTTCATTTATAGTAATACACAAGTACAGTCATGTATATGTTGTCGTCCTAGCTAAAATACCATTggttaaataaaatgtaattctAGCGCTCACAAATCaactatagtctgtccaaagttattgcttccgtcactttttgatgattttgaataaaaatacaactacctgtgaaagaagtacagttgaaatcaatgaaatggaaaatatcaaagatatcttcattgacaaattatcccttttcactcgtaaaatttcacaggaacgaaaacaaatttcttacggagttttataatggaaaatgtttacatcctttctccattcggaagtactcgggacacctcgcgcaatttttcaacgttatcatcctgGTTTATTAATGGctaatgcaatgcaaaatcaccgtagactttctatttttggatgtgtattgaaacctgaagcgatagagggggcgtttcaaaacagataatatggacatattttcatatttaagcattgaatcattattttttttaaagatgtggtctcataactgcaacggtgtgtgcatacaaattgaataacgcgcgctagcgcgttatgataatttgtttgcacacaccgttgcagttatgagaccacatctttaaatcaaagtactgaagaactgacgggagttgattttgtcgatgtttatttattttaaaatcaatgatatgttattttgcatgacaagtacatgtatacgtagtttctaatttgaatacgaatttttgaactttttcgactaaaatgacagccgagcgtcgagttgaacgagactatattgaactctggagtaggaatacacacgactacaaaaaatatttaaattgttcgtaccatttaaaatctgactatttttaaggtatttgtaaataagtttccttgaaaaacaatgctttagcatacattacatcgaattcatcaattattttcaaaaactaagtcttgtcaggagcaatgatttgtgctgaggtccaaacactgtttcactttcggtttgtctgcgtgactgcataggagagttgattaaaaatcaactcccaaaaaataatgattcaatgcttatatttacgtttttaaacatttatttccttcccgcaagtatgatttgtttttaaaaagctctgACTTATTCAACGAGTTATGcgaaattaatggaagagccattggaacagccgaattatgctgacaaaaatagtgcacagcgttttaaattctaataacacaatattatttttctttctaagatttattgaatttacttttggtacattaagaaattaatcaattgaattcatttaaccgtcaaactatatttacatcaatgaaatattaatcagcgtaagtataatatcaggt includes:
- the LOC128188579 gene encoding malonate--CoA ligase ACSF3, mitochondrial-like isoform X2, which translates into the protein MSCFRYANRFRNTTLLHSFPFPFKDITSKSCVRCTAFHCGATSLTVDKLDPMSHPMPTEFPCTHMIYKIPDYFPRTALVDSSDSYSYVFIYAKSVSLARRMYDAYDPLKRDKTNVIAFFYDNDVNYVVMLWAIWMLGAVALPLNHAYPTEDLEYFLTDSMASLLLTTQNHKEKAVSFSHLGPTPVVYQSITSNENLAFERYDDLDFAIGEQWFLQKPALMIYTSGTTGKPKGVLLSHTNLHINILGMIDAWRWIGDDRIVHSLPLNHVHGVVNALLTPLYCGATVYMLPKFDAKVVFERFLERNEDYITLFMGVPTMYSLMIKYYDETYGSASEDTKEAIKEQLQKMRLFVSGSAALPVPVLNKWREISGHTLLERYGMTEIGMALTNPYKGQRVPGAVGLPFKYVNFMIGVYNAYVKGEYEVIVEGNQKEVTVTEGKEGQEGELLIKGLNVFSGYWNAPHKTTESFTSTGWFKTGDMAVYENGVVKMKGRLSVDIIKYGGYKISALEIEDVLQQNPDIQECCVIGVSDITWGQKVVAIVALKSNGNTLTQETLQEWARERLPKHKVPSVFKFVDQISRNNMGKINKKDITKQYFGPKRK
- the LOC128188579 gene encoding malonate--CoA ligase ACSF3, mitochondrial-like isoform X1, which codes for MSCFRYANRFRNTTLLHSFPFPFKDITSKSCVRCTAFHCGATSLTVDKLDPMSHPMPTEFPCTHMIYKIPDYFPRTALVDSSDSYSYVFIYAKSVSLARRMYDAYDPLKRDKTNVIAFFYDNDVNYVVMLWAIWMLGAVALPLNHAYPTEDLEYFLTDSMASLLLTTQNHKEKAVSFSHLGPTPVVYQSITSNENLAFERYDDLDFAIGEQWFLQKPALMIYTSGTTGKPKGVLLSHTNLHINILGMIDAWRWIGDDRIVHSLPLNHVHGVVNALLTPLYCGATVYMLPKFDAKVKLHVVFERFLERNEDYITLFMGVPTMYSLMIKYYDETYGSASEDTKEAIKEQLQKMRLFVSGSAALPVPVLNKWREISGHTLLERYGMTEIGMALTNPYKGQRVPGAVGLPFKYVNFMIGVYNAYVKGEYEVIVEGNQKEVTVTEGKEGQEGELLIKGLNVFSGYWNAPHKTTESFTSTGWFKTGDMAVYENGVVKMKGRLSVDIIKYGGYKISALEIEDVLQQNPDIQECCVIGVSDITWGQKVVAIVALKSNGNTLTQETLQEWARERLPKHKVPSVFKFVDQISRNNMGKINKKDITKQYFGPKRK
- the LOC128189100 gene encoding triple QxxK/R motif-containing protein-like, with protein sequence MGKKDASANRGTPVEQYRKDIGKHDYKKSKKEVKSMKDKADMKSSALGITEIIMILAALFALVVGIYMFLFWQLS